From Triticum urartu cultivar G1812 chromosome 2, Tu2.1, whole genome shotgun sequence, a single genomic window includes:
- the LOC125540837 gene encoding F-box/LRR-repeat protein 25-like produces the protein MAEQARFFNMDPATAADARRKGCDPHTLDQAAESMLCYIYANLPSLPVYEGTRLAALASSASPDGVDRISRLPPELLSNIVSRLPSVKDAARTAVLSSHWRRVWLSTPLVLADAHLHPEACGWPPTPATSPAVTAAVSRILDAHPGPFRCVHLVCSHMSAHGARLARWLQLLAAKGVQDLALVNRPWPRDVPLPATLFAVTTLTRLYVGMWTLPGTAALRGASFPHLRELGLGCVEMEQGVVDSLVARSPVLEVLNILGCKAVRLRLVSQSLRCVQISWSRMEDVAVVKAPLLERLILFRPCKIAGGMSTRLRIGDAPKLHAFGYLEP, from the coding sequence ATGGCCGAGCAGGCACGGTTCTTCAACATGGACCCAGCGACGGCGGCCGACGCACGGCGCAAGGGCTGCGACCCGCACACGCTGGACCAAGCCGCGGAGAGCATGCTGTGCTACATCTACGCCAACCTCCCCAGCCTCCCCGTCTACGAGGGCACGCGGCTCGCCGCCCTCGCCTCCTCCGCCTCCCCCGACGGCGTCGACCGCATCAGCCGCCTCCCGCCCGAGCTCCTCAGCAACATCGTCTCCCGCCTCCCGTCCGTCAAGGACGCCGCGCGCACCGCCGTCCTCTCCTCCCACTGGCGCCGGGTCTGGCTTTCCACGCCCCTCGTGCTGGCCGACGCCCACCTCCACCCCGAAGCCTGCGGCTGGCCGCCCACGcccgccacctcgccggccgTCACCGCCGCCGTCTCCCGCATCCTCGACGCGCACCCGGGGCCCTTCCGCTGCGTCCACCTCGTCTGCAGCCACATGAGCGCGCACGGTGCCCGGCTCGCGCGCTGGCTCCAGCTCCTCGCCGCCAAGGGCGTCCAGGACCTCGCCCTCGTCAACCGCCCCTGGCCGCGCGACGTGCCCCTCCCGGCCACGCTCTTCGCCGTCACCACCCTCACCCGCCTCTACGTCGGCATGTGGACGTTGCCCGGCACGGCCGCCCTGCGTGGCGCCTCCTTTCCCCACCTCCGCGAGCTCGGCCTGGGCTGCGTCGAAATGGAGCAGGGCGTGGTCGACTCCCTCGTCGCCAGGAGCCCCGTCCTCGAGGTCCTCAACATCCTGGGATGCAAGGCGGTGCGTCTCCGCCTCGTCAGCCAGAGCCTGCGGTGCGTGCAGATCAGCTGGTCGAGAATGGAGGACGTCGCCGTGGTAAAGGCTCCCCTCCTCGAGCGGCTCATCCTGTTTAGACCTTGCAAAATCGCTGGTGGCATGTCCACGAGACTCAGGATTGGCGATGCCCCCAAGCTGCACGCATTTGGGTACTTGGAGCCATGA
- the LOC125540838 gene encoding putative FBD-associated F-box protein At3g50710: MAEREFANVDPATVADARRKGCDPRKLDQAAENVLAYIYATLPSFPVYPGTRLPALAASSDGVDRISRLPDEPLRNIVARLPVKDAARTAVLSSRWRALWPSTPLVLVDSFLLPKGQGFRPTPASSPAVTAAVSDILEAHPGPFRCIHLVCTQSAYRNQNQLARWLQLLAAKAVQDLVLVNRPWPRDVPLPPTIFAITTLTRLYVGLWKLPDTAALRGASFPHLRELGLCCVEMEQGVVDSLVARSPVLEVLNILGCINGLRLRLLSQSLRCLQISCSKMEHIAVVKAPCLERLILFGSGKIDGGLCSRLKIGDVPKLHAFGYLDPGQVLQIRDTIIMPGIASTSTMMRSVKILSLNVCFGVRNEVKMVPNFLRCFPNAERLHILSEKCDKPTGNHLGLKFWEESGPIENVLSRINVTSIREFRGDPGEVGFLEFIFWNALALKTVFVSMANPSFTPFSTEEAYAKVKYCYRNKASKSCQMAVIGSTGPSGGEVWRFKDGADFSFHDPFSQVEVR; encoded by the exons ATGGCCGAGCGGGAGTTCGCCAACGTCGACCCAGCGACGGTGGCCGATGCGCGGCGCAAGGGATGCGACCCCCGCAAGCTCGACCAGGCCGCGGAGAACGTTCTAGCCTACATCTACGCCACCCTCCCCAGCTTCCCCGTCTACCCCGGCACGCGGCTCCCGGCCCTCGCCGCCTCCTCCGACGGCGTCGACCGCATCAGCCGCCTCCCCGACGAGCCCCTGCGCAACATCGTCGCCCGCCTCCCCGTCAAGGACGCCGCGCGCACCGCCGTGCTCTCCTCCCGCTGGCGCGCGCTCTGGCCTTCCACGCCCCTCGTCCTCGTCGACTCCTTCCTCCTCCCCAAAGGCCAGGGCTTCCGCCCCACCCCGGCCAGCTCGCCGGCCGTCACGGCCGCCGTCTCCGACATCCTCGAGGCGCACCCGGGGCCCTTCCGCTGCATCCACCTCGTCTGCACTCAGAGCGCGTACCGGAACCAGAACCAGCTCGCGCGCTGGCTCCAGCTCCTCGCCGCCAAGGCCGTCCAGGACCTCGTCCTCGTCAACCGCCCGTGGCCGCGCGACGTGCCCCTCCCGCCCACGATCTTCGCCATCACCACCCTCACCCGCCTCTACGTCGGCCTGTGGAAGCTGCCGGACACGGCCGCCCTGCGCGGCGCCTCCTTCCCCCACCTCCGCGAGCTCGGCCTCTGCTGCGTCGAAATGGAGCAGGGCGTGGTGGACTCCCTCGTCGCCAGGAGCCCCGTCCTGGAGGTCCTCAACATCCTGGGTTGCATCAATGGGCTGCGCCTCCGCCTCCTCAGCCAGAGCCTACGCTGCCTGCAGATCAGCTGCTCGAAAATGGAGCACATCGCCGTGGTGAAGGCTCCGTGCCTCGAGCGGCTCATCCTTTTTGGATCTGGCAAAATCGATGGCGGCTTGTGCAGCAGACTCAAGATTGGCGATGTCCCCAAGCTGCACGCTTTTGGATACTTGGATCCAGGCCAGGTCCTGCAGATCCGAGACACCATCATCATG CCCGGGATAGCAAGCACAAGTACCATGATGAGAAGCGTCAAgattttgagcttgaatgtgtgTTTCGGAGTTCGCAATGAGGTCAAGATGGTGCCCAACTTTCTGAGATGCTTTCCCAACGCGGAGAGACTCCATATTCTG AGTGAGAAATGTGATAAACCCACTGGCAACCACCTGGGCCTCAAGTTCTGGGAAGAGTCTGGTCCCATCGAGAATGTCCTCTCGCGCATCAACGTGACGAGTATCCGTGAGTTCAGAGGGGACCCAGGTGAGGTTGGCTTCCTGGAGTTCATCTTCTGGAACGCGCTGGCACTGAAGACCGTGTTTGTTTCCATGGCCAATCCAAGCTTCACACCGTTCTCGACGGAGGAGGCATACGCCAAGGTGAAATATTGCTACAGGAACAAGGCGAGCAAGTCCTGCCAGATGGCTGTCATTGGGAGCACCGGCCCTTCAGGAGGTGAAGTTTGGAGGTTCAAAGACGGGGCAGATTTTTCTTTCCATGACCCCTTCTCCCAAGTGGAGGTCAGGTGA
- the LOC125540840 gene encoding 5'-3' exoribonuclease 3-like: MGVPAFYRWLAEKYPMVVVDVVEEEAVEIDGVKVPIDTSKPNPNGLEFDNLYLDMNGIIHPCFHPEDRPSPTTFAEVFQCMFDYIDRLFVMVRPRKLLYMAIDGVAPRAKMNQQRSRRFRAAKDAADAAEEEEKLRQEFEREGRKLPPKQQSQTCDSNVITPGTEFMAVLSVALQYYIHLRLNYDLGWKKIKVILSDANVPGEGEHKIMSYIRGNRNLCNELNANTRHCLYGLDADLIMLALATHEVHFSILREVVFTPGQQDKCFLCGQVGHLAAKCEGKAKRKAGEFDEKGDEIVPKKPYQFLNIWTLREYLEYEFRMPNPPFKIDLERIIDDFIFMCFFVGNDFLPHMPTLEIREGAINLLIAVYKKEFPNMGGYLTDTCTPDLNRVEHFIQAVGSYEDKIFQKRARLHERQAERIKRDKAQAKRSDDLDPHVSGDLIVPVARFQGSRLASGAVASPYEHNGAHKDSTEKGSRAKKARVSSSDSSLSAALVEAEISVEEQARENKEELKSMLKVALRDKSDLFNSENPEEDKIKLGEPGWRERYYEDKFGARTPEQIEEIRRDVVLKYTEGLCWVMHYYYEGVCSWQWFYPHHYAPFASDLKGLGRLNITFELGSPFKPFDQLLGVFPAASSHALPLRYRQLMTDPSSPIIDFYPIDFEVDMNGKRFSWQGIAKLPFIDEARLLSEIEKVEHTLTPEEARRNSTMYNMLFVNSLHPVAPYICSLSSKFGHLPDNERNEIKEPLKPSASGGMSGYISLCGGDPCSPVFRSPVDGLEDIMDNQVICSIYKLPDPHKHIARPPAGVIMPKKIVEAGDLKPPPVLWHEDNGRRPHDDNRRHCDNSSRQNPAGSIQQGRQLGEAAHRLVANSLNVRGGGHYPPARPYQTIMSGMHYPNGMPPWMEQPAGHPGWHVPSDNLPYGHVPAYALPSGSGHQYTRDNRGRHHPYARDSHSDSRGAGRHPSRYHQNNSSNAYSSYPAPPSSGFGRYGQPPSHAGGYQPAPYTATQQWQQQQQPRSSYSGGGALPARPNSRPQQSQNSYGSLDRTSSRGPPGQGFPL, from the exons ATGGGCGTCCCGGCGTTCTACCGGTGGCTGGCGGAGAAGTACCCGATGGTGGTGGTGGAcgtggtggaggaggaggccgtCGAGATCGACGGCGTGAAGGTGCCCATCGACACCTCCAAGCCCAACCCCAACGGCCTCGAGTTCGACAACCTCTACCTCGACATGAACGGGATCATACACCCCTGCTTCCACCCCGAGGACAGG CCCTCGCCGACGACATTTGCTGAGGTCTTCCAGTGCATGTTCGATTACATAGACAGGCTCTTTGTCATGGTTCGCCCTCGCAAGCTTCTCTACATGGCCATTG ATGGTGTGGCTCCTCGTGCTAAGATGAACCAGCAGCGCTCTAGACGATTCAGAGCTGCAAAAGATGCTGCTGATGCG gccgaagaagaagaaaaactgCGTCAAGAGTTTGAGAGGGAAGGAAGAAAGCTTCCTCCAAAACAGCAATCACAAACCTGTGATTCTAATGTTATTACCCCCGGGACAGAGTTCATGGCTGTTCTATCAGTTGCTTTGCAGTACTACATCCACCTCAGGTTGAATTATGATCTTGGATGGAAAAAAATTAAA GTTATTCTTTCTGATGCCAATGTTCCTGGTGAAGGGGAACACAAAATCATGTCCTACATTCGTGGCAATAGGAACCTCTGTAATGAACTCAATGCAAATACCCGACATTGCCTGTATGGCCTG GATGCAGATCTAATCATGTTAGCTCTAGCAACACATGAAGTACACTTCTCCATACTGAGAGAG GTGGTGTTTACACCTGGACAGCAGGACAAATGCTTCCTGTGTGGTCAAGTTGGACATCTAGCAGCAAAGTGTGAAGGAAAGGCAAAACGGAAAGCTGGGGAGTTTGATGAGAAGGGTGATGAAATAGTACCAAAGAAACCTTACCAG TTCTTGAATATATGGACCCTACGAGAGTACCTAGAATACGAGTTCAGAATGCCAAATCCACCTTTCAAGATTGATCTTGAACGCATCATTGATGATTTCATCTTCATGTGCTTTTTTGTTGGCAATGATTTTCTTCCACACATGCCGACACTAGAGATTCGTGAG GGAGCTATTAATTTGCTAATTGCTGTATACAAGAAGGAATTTCCTAATATGGGTGGCTATTTAACCGACACTTGCACG CCGGATCTGAATAGAGTTGAACACTTCATTCAAGCAGTTGGTTCATACGAGGATAAAATATTTCAGAAAAGAGCACGTTTgcatg AGCGTCAAGCTGAAAGAATAAAACGTGATAAAGCCCAAGCAAAGCGAAGCGATGATCTGGATCCCCATGTCAGTGGCGATCTTATTGTACCTGTTGCGCGTTTCCAAGGGTCTCGCCTTGCCTCTGGGGCTGTGGCTTCACCATATGAACATAATGGAGCTCATAAAGATAGCACGGAAAAGGGCAGTCGAGCTAAGAAAGCACGTGTATCATCTTCAGATTCCAGCCTTTCTGCTGCTCTTGTTGAAGCTGAAATTAGTGTCGAAGAACAG GCACGTGAAAACAAAGAAGAACTGAAGTCAATGCTTAAAGTCGCACTTCGTGATAAATCAGATCTTTTTAATTCTGAAAATCCAGAGGAGGACAAG ATAAAGCTTGGAGAACCAGGATGGAGGGAAAGGTATTATGAAGACAAGTTTGGTGCAAGAACACCTGAGCAAATTGAAGAAATACGTAGAGATGTT GTTCTCAAATATACTGAAGGTCTGTGTTGGGTAATGCACTACTATTATGAAGGTGTCTGCTCATGGcaatg GTTTTACCCTCATCACTATGCCCCTTTTGCTTCCGATTTAAAAGGTTTAGGCCGGCTTAATATAACTTTTGAACTTGGGTCACCATTCAAACCTTTCGATCAGCTTCTGGGAGTATTCCCAGCGGCAAG CTCACATGCACTCCCTCTACGGTATCGGCAGTTGATGACTGATCCAAGTTCGCCGATAATTGATTTTTATCCGATTG ATTTTGAAGTAGATATGAATGGAAAGAGATTTTCTTGGCAG GGGATAGCCAAACTGCCCTTCATTGATGAAGCTAGGTTGCTGTCTGAGATTGAAAAAGTCGAGCATACTTTGACG CCTGAAGAAGCAAGACGAAACAGTACAATGTACAATATGCTTTTTGTGAATAGCTTGCACCCAGTTGCGCCTTATATCTGCTCTCTCAGCAGCAAATTCGGACATCTGCCCGATAATGAGCGAAATGAAATTAAAGAGCCACTGAAGCCTTCTGCCAG TGGAGGAATGAGTGGTTACATCTCACTTTGTGGCGGGGATCCATGTTCACCTGTCTTCAGATCTCCTGTGGATGGACTGGAGGATATTATGGACAATCAAGTGAT ATGCTCAATCTACAAGCTTCCAGATCCTCATAAGCACATAGCGCGTCCACCTGCTGGTGTTATCATGCCCAAGAAG ATTGTTGAAGCTGGTGATCTGAAGCCACCGCCTGTGCTGTGGCATGAAGACAATGGCAGGAGGCCTCATGATGACAACAGGAGGCATTGTGATAACAGCAGCAG GCAAAACCCTGCAGGATCGATACAGCAGGGCCGCCAACTAGGGGAGGCCGCACACCGACTAGTTGCAAACAGCTTGAATGTTCGCGGCGGCGGGCACTACCCTCCGGCTAGGCCATATCAAACTATAATGAGTGGTATGCATTATCCAAATGGAATGCCACCATGGATGGAGCAGCCTGCTGGACACCCTGGTTGGCATGTTCCTAGTGATAATCTACCCTATGGTCATGTACCAGCCTATGCGCTGCCATCAGGATCAGGTCATCAGTACACAAGAGATAATCGCGGAAGGCACCATCCATATGCAAGAGACAGCCACAGCGATTCAAGAGGAGCGGGCCGGCATCCATCTCGATACCATCAGAATAATAGTAGCAACGCATATTCATCATACCCTGCTCCTCCGTCATCGGGTTTTGGACGATACGGGCAACCCCCGTCGCATGCTGGCGGCTACCAGCCTGCGCCGTATACAGCAACCCAAcagtggcagcagcagcaacaacctCGTAGTTCCTATTCTGGAGGCGGGGCGCTTCCTGCAAGACCTAATTCACGACCGCAGCAGTCACAGAACTCCTACGGCAGCTTAGATAGGACTTCAAGCAGGGGACCACCAGGCCAGGGTTTTCCTCTTTGA